In Hyphomicrobiales bacterium, the sequence GTGCTCGTGACGCGGGTGGGCACCGGCTACGACGTCCATGCCTTCGGGCCCGGCGACCATGTCTGGCTCGGCGGGGTCAGGATCGGCCATGATCGCGGTGTCGTCGCGCATTCGGACGGCGACGTGGCGCTCCATGCCTTGACGGACGCACTGCTCGGAGCCCTCGCCGATGGCGATATCGGCACGCATTTCCCGCCGAGCGACCCGCAATGGCGCGGTGCCGCTTCGGCGCAGTTCCTGGCCTTCGCGGCCGAGCGCGTGCGCCAGCGCGGCGGGTGTATCGATCATCTCGACGTGACCATCGTCTGCGAGGCGCCAAAGGTCGGGCCGCATCGCGAGGCCATCCGCGCGGCGATCGCCATGGCCGCTGGCGTGCCCGCCGGAAAGGTCGCGATCAAAGCGACGACGTCCGAGAGCATGGGCTTTACCGGCCGCCGCGAGGGCCTCGTCGCGCTGGCGACGGCAACGATCCGCTTGCCCGAGGAGGGATAGCCATGTTCGACCCGAAGATCCACGACCTTGCGGCGGAACTGCTCAAGATGAGCAACGAACGCGGCTTCACAGTCGCGACGGTCGAATCCTGCACGGGAGGGCTGGTCTGCGGCGCACTGACCGCCATCGCCGGCTCGTCCACGATGGTGCAAGGCGGGCTGATCACCTACGCCAACGAGGCGAAGATCGCGCTTGCCGGGGTTTCCGCCGCTCTGATCGAGAAGCACGGCGCAGTGAGCGAGCCGGTTGCCCGCGCGATGGCGGAAGGCGGGCGCCGGCGTCTCGAGGCCACCTTCGCCGTCTCGATCACCGGCGTTGCCGGCCCGGGTGGCGGAAGCGTCGAGAAGCCGGTGGGGCTCGTCCATTTCGCCTGCGCGGGACCATCGGGCACGCGGCACCGCGAACGGCGCTTCGGCGAATTGTCACGCGACGAGATCCGGCGCCTCAGCGTGATCGAAGCGCTCGATCTTCTCCGCGAGGCGGCGCTGACCGGGCCGTGAGCCTTCAGCCGATGACGGGTGCCTGGCCGCTGCGGCCATAAACCAGATCGGCGCGCTTCTCGAAGGCTTCCGAGAATTTGTGGAAGGCCTTGTCGAACATCGCGCCCATCAGCAGGCCGAGCATGCGGCTGGCGAACTCGTAGGAGATGAAGAAGCCGACCTCGCAGCCCGTTTCGATCGGCTTGAAGGTCCAGCGGTTCTCCAGATGGCGGAACGGTCCGTCGACATATTCGACGAGGACCTTGAGGTTCGCCGGATCGAGCGTGACCCGGCTGGTGAAGGTTTCGCGGATCGCCTTGTAGCCGACGGTCATGTCCGCCAGCAGCACCTCGCCCCCGCCTTCGCGCGGCGTGCGCCGACGCACCGTCAGCCCTTCGCAGAGCGGCAGGAACTGCGGGTATTTCTCGACATCCGCGACGAGCGCGAACATCTGCTCGGGCGAGTGCTTCACCCGGCGGGTGCTGTTGAACATCGGCATCGACAGCGCCGCTGCTACTGGCCCATCCGCGCCGCCCGATTCGCACGCAACCGCGCGAAATCCTCGCCGGCATGGTGCGAGGAGCGGGTCAGCGGCGTCGACGACACCATCAGGAAGCCCTTGGCATAGGCGATGGTCTCGAAGCTCTTGAACTCGTCGGGCGTGACGAAGCGGATCACGGCGTGGTGCTTGCGCGACGGCGCGAGATACTGGCCGATCGTCATGAAATCGACCTCGGCCGAGCGCAGGTCGTCCATCAGCTGGAGCACCTCGTTCCGCTCCTCGCCGAGGCCGACCATGATGCCCGATTTGGTGAAGATGGTCGGGTCGAGCTCCTTCACCCGCTGCAGCAGGCGCAGCGAATGGAAATAGCGCGCGCCGGGACGGACCTTCAGATACTTGCCCGGCACCGTCTCCAGGTTGTGGTTGAAGACATCGGGCCTGGCCGCGACGACCACTTCGAGCGCGCCGGGCTTGCGCAGGAAGTCCGGCGTCAGGATTTCGATCGTGGTGCCGGGCGAGGCCTTGCGGATCGCGCGGATGACATTGGCGAAATGCTCGGCGCCACCGTCCTGGAGGTCGTCGCGGTCGACCGAGGTGATCACGACATGCTCCAGCCCGAGCTTGGCGACGGCTTCCGCGACCTTGCGCGGCTCCTCCAGATCGAGCGGCTGCGGCACGCCGGTCTTGACGTTGCAGAAGGCACAGGCGCGCGTGCAGGTGTCGCCCATGATCATGAAGGTGGCGTGCTTCTTTTCCCAGCACTCGCCTATATTGGGGCAGCCGGCCTCCTCGCAGACCGTGACCAGCTTCTCGGCCTTCACGATCGCCCTGGTCTCGGCCCATTTCGGCGAGCCGGGCGCCTTGACGCGGATCCAGTCCGGCTTGCGCAGGACCGGGTTCTCCGGGCGCTTCTGCTTCTCAGGATGGCGGACTTCCGTGGCTTGCGCCTTCGGATTGCCGGCGTTGGGCCGCGGATCGCGGTTCAGCAGGTCGAGAACAAGCGCCATATCGGGGTCCAGGCTTCGAAAGCAGGAGCCGGCGTGACCGGCCCCTTCTAGCTAATCTCCAAAGCGCGCTCCCGCAACTGCGGTGCCGCGCCGTAATGGCTCAACCGCGGCTGCGGGCTGCATTCCAGATCGCGATGATGATGACCGCGCCCGCGATGGCGGCAGCCAGCGTCCGCCAGAAGCCGAAGACCGGAACCGCCAGCAATTCCGCGACCCTGGTGCCCACGAAGGAGCCGGCGACGCCGACGAGCATGTTGGTGAAGAGGCCGTGGTCGGACGAGGTCAAACGCTCGGCGATCCAGCCGGCAAGGATGCCGATCAGCAGCGTCATGAAGAAGCCGTAGCCCGGCTGGGCCATGGTGGCGGCGAAGCTTTCCATCGAAGGCGATCCCTAGAGGCTGTCGGTGAGCATGAGCAAGGCGTGGTTGTGACGGGCTACCCCGCTCAGGCGATGAAGCGCGCCAGCAGGATGATCAGGATCGCTCCGAGCACCGCCATGCCGGCATCGTCGAGGAAGCCGTAGCCGGTGTTGAGCCGCCAGCCGGTCAGCCGCACGATGCCCTGCCCGACCAGCATCCCGAGCACGCCGACGACCGCGTGACGGACCAGGCCGCCACCCCCGACGACCAGGCTGGCGGCGAAGCCGGTGACGGTTCCGAAGGCGACGGTCGGAACGACGACGCTCCAGTCGAGCGGCAGCGTCCGGCGTGGCGGCAGAACCTCGATATCCTCGTCACGGACGACACGATCGGGTTTGGGCGATTTGCGGGTGCGTGGTGGCATGACGTCAATATGGAGTGCGGGTGGGACGGCGCCAAGCACTTGCCGCCGGCCCTCCGCTCTCATTCACGGACGAAGCGCTCTGTCATTCCGGGGCTTCGCGGAGCGAAGAACCCGGAATGACAATTGTGCGGTTCCAAGCCGGCGCCCAAGGTGATGCCTCAGGCGTTCAGCACCTTGCCATAGGCGTCGAGCACGCTTTCCTTCATCACCTCCGACAGGGTCGGGTGCGGGAAGATGGTGTGCATCAGCTCTTCCTCGGTCGTCTCCAGGTTCATGGCGATGACGAAGCCCTGGATCAGCTCGGTCACTTCCGGGCCGACGAGATGCGCGCCGAGCAGCTTGCCGGTCTTGGCGTCGAAGACCGTCTTGGCCATGCCGCTATCCTCGCCGAGTGCCACGGCCTTGCCGTTGGCGACGAAGTTGAAGCGGCCGACCTTGATCTCGAGGCCGGCGGCCTTGGCCTTCGCCTCGGTCAGGCCGACGCTGGCGATCTGCGGGTGGCAATAGGTGCAGCCCGGGATCATCGCCTTGTCCATCGGATGCGGATGCAGGCCCTTAATCGCCTCGATGCAGATCACCGCCTCATGCTCGGCCTTGTGCGCCAGCATCGGAGGACCGGCGACGTCGCCGATCGCATAGACGCCCTTGACGTTGGTCCGACAGAGATCGTCGATGACGATGCAGCCGCGATCGGTCTTCACGCCGAGCGCTTCCAGGCCGAGATTCTCGATATTGCCGACGACGCCGACCGCCGAGATCATGCGGTCCGCAGTGATCGTCTGCTTGCCGCCCTTCTCGTCCTCGATATGGGCGGTGACGGAGTCGGCGCCCTTCTCGACCTTCGTCACCTTGGCGCTGGTAATGATCTTCATGCCCTGCTTCTCGAAGGCCTTGCGGGCGAAGGCGCCGATCTCGGCATCCTCGACCGGCACGACCTGAGGCATGACCTCGACCACCGTCACCTCGACGCCCATCGTCCGGTAGAACGAGGCGAACTCGATGCCGATGGCGCCGGAGCCCATCACGAGCAGCGATTTCGGCATCTTGGCCGGCACCATCGACTCGAAATAGGTCCAGATCAGCTTGCCGTCCGGCTCGATGCCGGGCAGCGCGCGCGGCCGGGCGCCGGTCGCGACGATGATGTGGTCGGCGGTATAGGTGCCCTCGCCCTTGGCGTTCTTCGGCGGCGGCACCTGCGGCTGCATAGCCGGCTTCTTGGTCGGCGCTACCGTGATCGTGCCCGGCTTGGTCAGCTTCGCCTCGCCCCAGATCACGTCGACCTTGTTCTTCTTCATCAGGAACTGGACGCCGTTGTTCATCCGTGCGGCGATACCGCGCGAGCGTTTCACGACTGCATCCAGATCGGCCTTGAAGGAGCCTTCGAGGATCAGCCCGTAATCCTTGGCATGCTGGCCGTAATGCAGGATTTCGGCCGAGCGCAGCAGCGCCTTGGTCGGAATGCAGCCCCAGTTCGAGCAGATGCCGGCGAGATGCTCGCGCTCGACGATCGCGGTCTTGAAGCCGAGTTGGGCGGCCCGGATCGCGGCGATATAGCCGCCGGGGCCGGAGCCGATGACGATGATGTCGTAGTCCGCCATGGTTTTTCTCCCGCCGCCTCAGACCAGCATCGCCATGGGCTTCTCGATATAGCCCTTGAAGGCCTGCAGCAGCTCGGCGCCGAGTGCGCCGTCGACGGCGCGGTGGTCGGTCGAGAGCGTCACCGACATCACCGTCGCCACGGCCGGCTGGCCGCCCTTGACGATGACGCGCTGCTCGCCGGCGCCGACCGCCAGGATCGTCGCATGCGGCGGGTTCACCACGGCCGCGAAGTCCTTGACGCCGAACATGCCGAGATTGGAGACCGCCGTCGTGCCGCCCTGATACTCCTCGGGCTTGAGCTTGCGGGCCTTGGCGCGCGCCGCCATGTCCTTCATCTCGTTGGAGATCTGCGACAGCGTCTTGTGGCAGGCGTCGCGGATGATCGGCGTGATCAGGCCGCCTGGGATCGACACGGCGACGCCGACATCGGCGTGCTTGTGCTTGAGCATCGCGCCGTCGGTCCAGGAGACGTTGGCGTCCGGCACCGCCTTGAGCGCCAGCGCCAGCGCCTTGATGACCATGTCGTTGACCGAGAGCTTGTAGGCCGGCTTGCCGTCCTTCTCCGGCGCTGCAGCGTTGAGCTCCGCACGCAGCTTCAGCAGCGCGTCGAGCTCGCAGTCCAGCGTGACGTAGAAATGCGGGATCGTCTGCTTGGCCTCGGTCAGGCGGCGCGCGATCGTCTTGCGCATGTTGTCGTGCGGGATCTCCTCATAAGAGCCCGGCGCGAACAGCTTCTTGACCTGCTCGTCGGATGGACCGGCAGCCAGCGGCGCGGCGGCGGGCTTCGGAGCGGACGGCGCAGCAGCGGGAGCCGCCGCAGGCGCAGCCTTGGCACCGCCGCCCTTCTTGGCCGCTTCGACGTCCTTCTCGACGATGCGGCCATGCGGGCCGGTGCCCTGGATCGCGGACAGGTCGAGCCCTGCGTCCTTGGCGATGCGGCGCGCGAGCGGCGAAGCGAAGGGGCGGCTTCCACCGGCCTTGGCAGGAGCGGCGGCCGCCGGTGCAGCAGCTGGAGCTGCCGCAGGCGCAGGAGCCTCCACCTTCGGCGCTTCAGCCTTCGGGGCCTCGGCCTTTGCGGGCGCAGCGCTGCCGGCCGCAGGGGCGGAGATGCTCTTGGCGTCCTCGCCCTCGCCGGCGATCACGCCGATCACTTCGTTGACCGCGACATCGGCCGTGCCTTCCGGCACCACGATCCTGGCGAGGATACCCTCATCGACCGCCTCGACCTCCATCGTGGCCTTGTCGGTCTCGATCTCGGCGATGATGTCGCCGGACTTGATGGTGTCGCCTTCCTTCTTCAGCCACTTGGCGAGATTGCCCTTCTCCATCGTCGGAGAGAGCGCGGGCATCAGGATGTTCGTCGGCATCGGTCAGCCCCTTCTCAGCGATAGCAGACGGCCTTGGCCGCCGCGACGACCTCGCCGATATTCGGAAGCGCGAGCTTCTCGAGGTTCGCCGCATAGGGCATCGGCACGTCCTTGCCGGTGACGCGGGCGACGGGGGCGTCGAGATAATCGAAGGCCGCCTCCATGATCTTCATGCCGATCTCGGCGGTGACGCCGGACTGCGGGAAGCCCTCCTCGACCGCGACGCAGCGATTGGTCTTCTGCACCGAGGCGACGACCGTCTCGATGTCCATCGGGCGGATGGTGCGCAGGTCGATGACCTCTGCCTCGATGCCCTCCTTGGCCAAAGCCTCGGCGGCGCCGAGCGCATAGGTCATGCCGATGCCGAAGGAGACGATGGTGACGTCCGTGCCCGGGCGCACCACCTTGGCCTTGCCGATCGGGATCAGGAAATCGTCGCCCTTCGGCACGTCGAAGGACTTGCCGTACATGATCTCGTTTTCGAGGAAGATCACCGGGTTCGGATCGCGGATCGCACTCTTCAGCAGGCCCTTCGCGTCGGAGGCGCTGTAGGGCATCACCACCTTGAGGCCGGGCACGTTCGAATACCACGCCGCATAGTCGTGGCTGTGCTGCGCGCCGACGCGGGCGGCGGCACCGTTGGGACCGCGGAAGACGATCGGCGCGCCCATCTGGCCGCCGGACATGTAGAGCGTCTTGGCTGCCGAATTGATGATGTGGTCGATCGCCTGCATGGCGAAGTTGAAGGTCATGAACTCGACGATCGGCCGCAGGCCCGAGAGCGCAGCGCCGACGCCGATGCCGGCGAAGCCGTGCTCGGTGATCGGCGTGTCGATGACGCGCTTCGCCCCGAACTCCTGCAGCAGCCCCTGCGTGACCTTGTAGGCGCCCTGGTACTCCGCGACCTCCTCGCCCATCACGAAGACGTCCTTGTCGCGGCGCATCTCCTCGGCCATGGCATCGCGCAGCGCCTCGCGGACCGTCTGGCTGACGATCTCGGCGCCGGCCGGGAATTCGGACGAGGCGTCATAGGCCTTTGCCTGGGCCGGCACGCTCTGCGGCGCGCTGGCCGCCTGAGCAACCTCCTCCTGCTTCGGGGCCTCGGCTGCCGGCGCCGGAGCGGTTGGGTTGATCTTCGCCGGGTCGGCCGCAGCCGCCGTGCTCACATCCTCACCCTCGGCGGCGATGATGCCGATCGGCGTGTTGACCGCGACATTCTCGGTGCCGTCGGCGACGAGGATCTTGGCGAGGATACCCTCGTCGACGGCCTCGACCTCCATGGTCGCCTTGTCGGTCTCGATCTCGGCGATGATGTCGCCGGACTTGACCCGATCACCCTCTTTTTTCAGCCACTTGGCCAGTTTTCCTTCTTCCATCGTGGGAGAAAGGGCAGGCATGAGAATGTCGATCGGCATGAACGCACCCGGATTCGTAAGACGCGGGGAAAGGACGAGACGCGAGCGCGGGCCTCAGCCCTGCGCCGGCTCCAGCAGGATGTCGGTGTAGAGCTCGGACGGATCGGGCTCGGGATCATGCGTCGCGAACTCGGCAGCGTCGTTGACGATCTCGCGCACCTTGGCGTCGATCGCCTTCAGCTCCTCCTCCGCGACCTTGAATTCGCGAACGAGGCGGGCGCGCACCTGCTCGATCGGATCATGTTCCTCGCGCATGCGCTGGACTTCGTCCTTCGAGCGGTATTTCGCCGGGTCGGACATCGAATGGCCGCGATAGCGGTAGGTCTGCATTTCGAGGATGTAAGGGCCCTTGCCGGTGCGGGCATGCTCGATGGCGCGCGAGGCCGCCTCGCGGACGGCCCGGACGTCCATGCCGTCCACCTGCTCGCCCGGAATGCCGAAGGAGACGCCGCGGCGGGAGAAATCCGTCTGGGCCGAGGCGCGACTGACGGCCGTTCCCATCGCATAGCGGTTGTTCTCGATGACGAACACGACCGGCAGCTTCCAGAGCTGGGCCATGTTGAAGCTCTCGTAGACCTGGCCCTGATTTGCCGCGCCGTCACCGAAATAGGTCAGCGAGACGGTGTTGTCGCCGCGATACCAGTCGGCGAAGGCGAGCCCGGTGCCGAGCGATACCTGCCCGCCGACGATGCCGTGGCCGCCGTAGAAATTCTTCTCGCGCGAGAACATGTGCATCGAGCCGCCCTTGCCGCGCGAATAGCCGCCGCGCCGGCCGGTCAGCTCCGCCATCACGCCGCGCGATTCCATGCCGCAGGCCAGCATATGGCCGTGGTCGCGATAGCCGGTGATGACCTGGTCACCGTCCTTCGAGGCCATCTGCATGCCGATGACGACGGCTTCCTGGCCGATATAGAGGTGGCAGAAGCCGCCGATCAGGCCCATGCCGTACATCTGGCCGGCCTTCTCCTCGAAGCGCCGGATCAGCAGCATCTCGCGATAGGCGTGGAGATCTTCTTCCTTGGTGAAGGTCGGGGCGTTGCTGAGAGAGGCCGAGGCCTTCGCCGCTCCTTCCCTGGAACCTCGCGCCTTGGCGGCAGCTTTCGGTTGAGCGGGAGCTTTCGACTTACGCGCAGCAACAGCCATCAGGCGGTCCTCCAAGGGTCTTTCGACTTTTGTAGAGGATCGCAAAAACCTTGGCGAGCACGCTATCTCGCATTGCAGCATGATCTAACTCGTTGAAAATACGAGCAAGTCAATGCGTAACCGGATTTCAGTTAATCGATACGTTCGGGACTATATGCCGCACGGTCAGAAGTCAGCGACCCATGATGACGACGTCATTCTTGTGGGTGCGGCCAAGAATGCTGCGCGCGTTCTCTTCCAAGAGGTCGCGATCGACGGCCTCGCTGCGAACCAGTGCCAGGCGATGCTCCCAGGATTTGCGCTCGGCGACAAGCCCGGCGAGCTCCGCCTCCATGTCCCGCAGCGATTCCCGAACCGCGCCGCGCGCCTCGAGCCCGCGCGCGCCATGCTGGGCGTGGAACATGAAATAAGCCACCGCCGCTCCCGAGACGAGATAGAGCGCCAGCGTCACAAAGATCGAGCGGAGGCCACGGCGAATAACCATGGCGCCACGCTAGAGCGGCTTGGTTTCCGGCTGGTTAACGAAACGTGCTGGGCTGGGTCGTGGTGAGCGGGGTGGGGATCGAACCCACGACCACATGATTAAAAGTCACGTGCTCTACCACTGAGCTACCCGCCCTCACCGTGGCGCTCACATACGGAGCCGGGTCGTCCGGGTCAACTCGTTCGATGAAGAAGTCACCAGCTGAAGCGTGGCCGGCTATCGGCACGGTGGCGTTTGCCGGCTTTCTTGCGGCATTGCAGCATCGGAAGCGCTGGACGGCCGAAGCCGCGCATGCATTCTGAAGGCCCCATAAGAATACACGGCGATTCAACGCCCCCCGGGGACCTCAGCTCATATTTGGGAGAATATGGAATGGACGAGCAGCAAATCCGCGGTCTTGTCGCGGATGTGAAGGAAGGCACGTTGTCGCGACGCGCCTTCATCCAGAGAATGGCGGCGGTGGGTATCGTCGCGCCGATCGCGAGCCAGATCCTGGCATGGAACGACGTCGCGATGGCGAACGCCGCGCTGCCCTACAAGCCGACCAAGGCCGGTGGCGGCGGACCGCTGAAAATCCTGCTCTGGCAGGCCCCGACCCTGCTCAACCCACATTTCGCCTCGGGCACCAAGGACCAGATCGCCTCGCGCATCTTCTTCGAGCCGCTCGCCGGCTGGGACAAGGAAGGCAATCTCTTCCCGCAGCTCGCCGCCGAGATTCCGAGCAAGGCGAATGGCGGTCTTTCCGCCGACGGAAAGGAAGTCATCTGGAAGCTGAAACCGGGCGTGAAATGGCATGACGGCAAGCCGTTCACCGCCGACGACGTCGTCTTCACCTGGGAATATGCCGCCGATCCGGCGACCGCCGCCTACACCACCGGCTCCTACACCAACATCAAAGTCGAGAAGATCGACCCGCATACGGTCAAGGTGATCTTCAAGGACCCGACGCCGTTCTGGGCCGATCCCTTCGTCGGTGTCGCCGGCATGATCATCCCGAAGCACCATTTCGGCGAGTACAAAGGCGCCAAGTCGCGCGAGGCGCCGGCGAACCTCAAGCCCGTCGGCACCGGCGCCTACAAATTCGTCGAGTTCAAGCCGGGCGACATCCTGACCGGCACCCGCAACGAGGATTACCACGTCAAGAACCAGCCGCATTTCGATACGCTCGAAGTCAAGGGCGGCGGCGACGCGGTTTCGGCCGCGCGCGCCGTGCTCCAGACCGGCGAATACGACTATGCCTGGAACATGCAGGTCGAGGACGAAGTCCTCAAGCGCATGGAGACCGGCGGTCGCGGCAAGGTGGTGGCGGTTCCCGGCGGCGACGTCGAGTTCATCATCTTGAACACGACTGATCCGTGGACCGAGGTCGACGGCGAACGTTCCAGCGTCAAGACCAAGCACCCGACGCTGTCCGACCCAGCCGTTCGTCAGGCGATCAACCTGCTGATCGACCGCGACTCGGTCCAGAAGTTCATCTATGGCCGCGGCGGCACCGCGACGGCGAGCTTCGTCAACGAGCCCAAGCAGTTCAAGTCGACCAAGCTCAAATACGAGTTCAACATCGACAAGGCGAACAAGATCCTCGACGACGCCGGCTGGAAGAAGGGTGCCGACGGCATCCGCGAGAAGGACGGCAAGAAGCTCAAATACGTCTTCCAGACCTCGATCAACGCCCCGCGCCAGAAGACCCAGGCGATCATCAAGCAGGCCTGCCAGCGCGCCGGCATCGACCTCGAACTCAAGTCGGTGACGGCATCGGTCTATTTCTCCTCCGACGTCGCCAATCCGGACACCTACACCAAGCTGTATTGCGACATGGAGATGTACACCACGACGCAGCCGCAACCTGATCCGGAGCGCTTCCTCAACCAGCTCGTCTCCTGGGAGATCGCCAACAAGGAGAACAAGTGGCTGGGCCGCAACGTCTCGCGCTACTCGGACCCCGAGGCCGACAAGGCCTACAAGGCCGCGCAGAAGGAGTTCGACCCGGCCAAGCGCGCCGCGCTGCTGATCAAGGTCAACGAGATCTTCTGCGAGGCCAATATCCTGCTGCCGGTCCTGTCCCGCACGGTCGTCGGCGCCTCCGCCAACAACCTTGAGGCCGACATCTCCGGCTGGGAGGTCACGACCTGGAACCTCGCGGCCTGGTATCGCACCTGACCGAATGGTCTTCCAAGAAAGGGCCGGCCCATACGGGCCGGCCCTCCAGAGCATTTTCGAGCGAGATGGATACCGGTTCGCGTGAAGAACCGAAGGTCCGCGTCAGCGAACATGCGATAAAACAGTGTCTTGAAGAAGTTCTGCAATTCGGAGAATCGCCGAACTGCTCTAATCCAGCAGGCCCCGTTCCAGGGCGGTGCCGATGCACCCAAGGATGTGGCCGCGCAACAGCCGCTGCCCCTCGCCTGCATCGCGACGCAGGGCGCTGTCGAGCAGCGCACGGTGCTCGCCGATCGAGGTCGGCCCCCAGAAGATGAAGAACACCATCTGATAGCGCAGATAGCGCTCATAGATGCCGGCATGGAGATCGAGCAGCGCCTTCGAGCCGCAGGCCGAGACCAGCGCCTGGTGGAACTCGAAATCGTAGCGCTTCCACTGCTGCGTGACGGAGTCGTTGCCGGCCAGCAGGCGCGCTTCCATGCGGGCGAGCTTGTGATGGGCGGCGACGACGCGCCCTTCCCATTCCATGTCACCCGCGGCGAAAGACTGCTCCAGCGCGTGGCTCTCGATCAGCAGACGCAGATCGGCAAGCTCCTGCAGTTCCGTGGCCGTACAAGGTGCGACCTGAAAACCGCGCTGTCCTTCCGCCACCACCAGCCCTTCCGGCGAGAGGCGGCTGAAGATCTCGCGCAGGGTGCTGATGCCGACGCCGTAGACCGGCCGCAACTTGTCCAGCGTCAGCCGCTGGCCCGGCTGCAGGCGGCCGAACACGATGTCTTGCCGAATCCGCTCATAGGCCTGCTCTCCCGTCGATAGCGCGGCAACCTCGTCGCCACCGATCTCAGGCGCTGAATCCGCCATGCCGCCCCTCATTCTTGCTCCTTGCAGACTAGGCTGCCCCGCCGGCCGCGTCACTGCCAAAAACGGATCTCTTATAAATTAGCAGATGATGTTAAAATTATCAGTTGATCCGATGTCGGCCGGCGATAAGATCGCCGCATAATCAGCCGACGGAGCCATGGACTCCGCTGCGAACGATCTTGGGAGGTCATCATGTCGGCGGGCGAGAAGCCGGCGGCCGGGCGCGGCTGCATCTACATCCTGAACGGACCGAACCTGAACCTGCTCGGGCAGCGCGAGCCGGCAATCTACGGCAGCACGACGCTGGCCGAGATCGGCGAGCGTTGCGCCAGGAAGGCGAGCACGCTCGGCTTCACGGTCGATTTCCGTCAGACGAATTTCGAAGGCGAACTGGTCGAAAGCGTGCACCAGGCACGGCAGGAGGCTTGCGGCATCATCATCAACCCGGCCGGCTACAGCTTCACCTCGGTCGCGCTGCTCGACGCACTCAAGATGTTCGAGCGCCCCAAGATCGAGCTGCACATCTCCAACGTCCATGCGCGCGAGAGCATCTATCACAACTCGCTGGTCTCGCGGACCGCGACCGGGATCATCATCGGGCTCGGCGCCGCCGGCTACGAGCTTGCCATCCAGGCGATGGCCGGGCTGGTGGAGACCTGACGATGGCCACCGTCGCCGCAAACCGGATGATCGGTGGGCAGCGGCGGCTTTCAGCGACGCATCATGCGCAGGACGGTGTCGATGGCTGCCGCCCGGCGGCGGGCCAGCGCCTCGGGCGCGCCCATGTCGTGGCCGAAGACCTGCTGGATGCTGGCCCGGTTCGAGACATTGTAGAACGCCAGCGCGCTGATGGTCAGATGGATGTCGATCGGCTCGATGCCCGCCCGGAAAATCCCGGCCGAGACGCCCCGCTCGTAAGCCTCGCGGATCACGTCGATCACCGA encodes:
- a CDS encoding Competence/damage-inducible protein CinA, yielding MFDPKIHDLAAELLKMSNERGFTVATVESCTGGLVCGALTAIAGSSTMVQGGLITYANEAKIALAGVSAALIEKHGAVSEPVARAMAEGGRRRLEATFAVSITGVAGPGGGSVEKPVGLVHFACAGPSGTRHRERRFGELSRDEIRRLSVIEALDLLREAALTGP
- a CDS encoding Ribosome association toxin RatA is translated as MPMFNSTRRVKHSPEQMFALVADVEKYPQFLPLCEGLTVRRRTPREGGGEVLLADMTVGYKAIRETFTSRVTLDPANLKVLVEYVDGPFRHLENRWTFKPIETGCEVGFFISYEFASRMLGLLMGAMFDKAFHKFSEAFEKRADLVYGRSGQAPVIG
- the lipA gene encoding lipoyl synthase; the encoded protein is MALVLDLLNRDPRPNAGNPKAQATEVRHPEKQKRPENPVLRKPDWIRVKAPGSPKWAETRAIVKAEKLVTVCEEAGCPNIGECWEKKHATFMIMGDTCTRACAFCNVKTGVPQPLDLEEPRKVAEAVAKLGLEHVVITSVDRDDLQDGGAEHFANVIRAIRKASPGTTIEILTPDFLRKPGALEVVVAARPDVFNHNLETVPGKYLKVRPGARYFHSLRLLQRVKELDPTIFTKSGIMVGLGEERNEVLQLMDDLRSAEVDFMTIGQYLAPSRKHHAVIRFVTPDEFKSFETIAYAKGFLMVSSTPLTRSSHHAGEDFARLRANRAARMGQ
- a CDS encoding GlsB/YeaQ/YmgE family stress response membrane protein, with translation MESFAATMAQPGYGFFMTLLIGILAGWIAERLTSSDHGLFTNMLVGVAGSFVGTRVAELLAVPVFGFWRTLAAAIAGAVIIIAIWNAARSRG
- a CDS encoding conserved membrane hypothetical protein (Evidence 4 : Unknown function but conserved in other organisms), whose product is MPPRTRKSPKPDRVVRDEDIEVLPPRRTLPLDWSVVVPTVAFGTVTGFAASLVVGGGGLVRHAVVGVLGMLVGQGIVRLTGWRLNTGYGFLDDAGMAVLGAILIILLARFIA
- the lpdA gene encoding Dihydrolipoyl dehydrogenase, with product MADYDIIVIGSGPGGYIAAIRAAQLGFKTAIVEREHLAGICSNWGCIPTKALLRSAEILHYGQHAKDYGLILEGSFKADLDAVVKRSRGIAARMNNGVQFLMKKNKVDVIWGEAKLTKPGTITVAPTKKPAMQPQVPPPKNAKGEGTYTADHIIVATGARPRALPGIEPDGKLIWTYFESMVPAKMPKSLLVMGSGAIGIEFASFYRTMGVEVTVVEVMPQVVPVEDAEIGAFARKAFEKQGMKIITSAKVTKVEKGADSVTAHIEDEKGGKQTITADRMISAVGVVGNIENLGLEALGVKTDRGCIVIDDLCRTNVKGVYAIGDVAGPPMLAHKAEHEAVICIEAIKGLHPHPMDKAMIPGCTYCHPQIASVGLTEAKAKAAGLEIKVGRFNFVANGKAVALGEDSGMAKTVFDAKTGKLLGAHLVGPEVTELIQGFVIAMNLETTEEELMHTIFPHPTLSEVMKESVLDAYGKVLNA
- the pdhC gene encoding Dihydrolipoyllysine-residue acetyltransferase component of pyruvate dehydrogenase complex, translating into MPTNILMPALSPTMEKGNLAKWLKKEGDTIKSGDIIAEIETDKATMEVEAVDEGILARIVVPEGTADVAVNEVIGVIAGEGEDAKSISAPAAGSAAPAKAEAPKAEAPKVEAPAPAAAPAAAPAAAAPAKAGGSRPFASPLARRIAKDAGLDLSAIQGTGPHGRIVEKDVEAAKKGGGAKAAPAAAPAAAPSAPKPAAAPLAAGPSDEQVKKLFAPGSYEEIPHDNMRKTIARRLTEAKQTIPHFYVTLDCELDALLKLRAELNAAAPEKDGKPAYKLSVNDMVIKALALALKAVPDANVSWTDGAMLKHKHADVGVAVSIPGGLITPIIRDACHKTLSQISNEMKDMAARAKARKLKPEEYQGGTTAVSNLGMFGVKDFAAVVNPPHATILAVGAGEQRVIVKGGQPAVATVMSVTLSTDHRAVDGALGAELLQAFKGYIEKPMAMLV
- the pdhB gene encoding Pyruvate dehydrogenase E1 component subunit beta, whose product is MPIDILMPALSPTMEEGKLAKWLKKEGDRVKSGDIIAEIETDKATMEVEAVDEGILAKILVADGTENVAVNTPIGIIAAEGEDVSTAAAADPAKINPTAPAPAAEAPKQEEVAQAASAPQSVPAQAKAYDASSEFPAGAEIVSQTVREALRDAMAEEMRRDKDVFVMGEEVAEYQGAYKVTQGLLQEFGAKRVIDTPITEHGFAGIGVGAALSGLRPIVEFMTFNFAMQAIDHIINSAAKTLYMSGGQMGAPIVFRGPNGAAARVGAQHSHDYAAWYSNVPGLKVVMPYSASDAKGLLKSAIRDPNPVIFLENEIMYGKSFDVPKGDDFLIPIGKAKVVRPGTDVTIVSFGIGMTYALGAAEALAKEGIEAEVIDLRTIRPMDIETVVASVQKTNRCVAVEEGFPQSGVTAEIGMKIMEAAFDYLDAPVARVTGKDVPMPYAANLEKLALPNIGEVVAAAKAVCYR